Genomic window (Spirosoma sp. KCTC 42546):
AATGGATTTATCATACCCTCTGGACACGCAATGAATCATGGCCAGACCTACTTCCCGCATGGTACAGGTCCAATTCGGCAGGAGGGATAGCCATACTGGATAAAACGCTTCAAAAACCCGGTAAATCAGCCGTACGTTCTGTTGTCCTTTGACCGGCTTCATAAATCCGGGGCGAAACGCATACACGGCTTTAAAGGGTAATTTCAGCAACGCATTTTCGGTTCGCCCTTTTACTCTAGCCCACATGACCTTTCCCTGCCCGGTGCTATCAGTACGATTTCCAGAGACATAGATAAAGGTCATAGCAGGATTGATGTTGGAAAGCATTTGGGCAAACGGAACCACAAAATCATAGGTCTTTTTGGTAAACGATTCCTCATTTTCACCAACCGAACTGGCACCCGCACAGAAAAAGCAAGCATCATAGTTTTTCAGATGCTCACTATACTTTTTGATTTCTGAAAAATCGGTTACGATTAGC
Coding sequences:
- a CDS encoding NAD-dependent epimerase/dehydratase family protein, producing the protein MRLIITGATGLVGEGVLLVCLENPTVTEVLIINRKPLARKHKKLVELIVTDFSEIKKYSEHLKNYDACFFCAGASSVGENEESFTKKTYDFVVPFAQMLSNINPAMTFIYVSGNRTDSTGQGKVMWARVKGRTENALLKLPFKAVYAFRPGFMKPVKGQQNVRLIYRVFEAFYPVWLSLLPNWTCTMREVGLAMIHCVSRGYDKSILDVQDIKLQAKS